The genomic region TGTTTACCGCTACTTCATTAAAAATGGCAGGTTTTTTGATACTAAGATTTAACATTTGTTTATCGTTTTAAACTTTAACAAGCAGTAAAATCTTAGTAAATTCGTTATTCCTTATAAATTCAACATTGTATGAAAAAAGTCGTTATCGCCCTTTCGGTACTTGCAATTACACTAACATCCTGCGGATCGAAGAAAAAAATTGCAGCTCTAGAAGAAGAGAACAAAAAAATTCAGGACCTGTTAAACACCTGTACAGTTAAACTGAATACGTGTTTAACTGAAAAAGACCATATGGCAAGCCAGATGGAATTTTTGAAGAAGAACAACTCCGATTTAATCAATAATATGGGGAATTTAACTACCCTTTCTTCAAAAGGTGCTGAAAATCTTGAAAAATCATTGGAAAGTCTTAAGGAAAAAGACCTTAAAATTACCCGTTTACAAGATGCTCTAACGAAAAAAGACAGTGTAACGCTTGCTTTGGTTACCAGTTTAAAAAGTTCGGTTGGTATCAACGATCCGGATATTCAGGTAAATGTAGAAAAAGGTGTGGTATTTATTTCCATTGCTGATAAACTACTTTTCAAAAGCGGAAGTTATGTTGTGAGCGACCGTGCTAAAGAAGTGTTGGCTAAAGTAGCTAAAGTGGTAAACAGTAAACCGGATTTCGAATGTATGGTAGAAGGTCACACGGATAATGTGCCAATTAAAAACGCTGTATTGGTTGATAACTGGGATCTTTCTGCAAAAAGAGCGACTTCAATCGTTCGTGTTTTACAGGATGATTTGGGTGTAAATCCAAAACAATTAATCGCAGCAGGAAGAAGTTTCTATGTTCCGTTGGCCGACAATGATACGCCGGAGAACAGAGCTAAAAACAGAAGAACCCGTATCGTGGTTTTACCTAAAATTGATCAGTTCTACGATATGATCGAAAAAGAAATGAAAAATATGACCGGTAAAAACTAAACCGTTATATACTAAAAATGAAAAAGCAGGTCCAAAAGACCTGCTTTTTATGTATTCCTAATTTTTTTTAATAACCAATTAAATATTTAATTAAGAATGACACCTCTTTTATATTGTTATATTTTTAGCCGATTTGTTACGCTAAGTTATTGATATATTATCGTATAACCAAAGTTTTTCCGATAATTCAATAAAGTACTACAAAATATCCGGATCGCCTTTTCCTTCCCGAACAACTACCGGTTCGAATCCGGAAAGGTCGATAACCGTCGAAGCATGGTTGTCACCATAACCGCCATCAATAACCATATCGACCAGGTTTTGCCATTTTTCAAAAATCAATTCCGGATCGGTTGTATATTCAATTACCTCATCATCGTCATGTATGGAAGTGGAAACAATCGGATTTCCAAGCTGTCTTACAATTTCCAGTGCAATAGCATTATCCGGTACACGAATCCCGACCGTATTTTTCTTTTTAAATTCTTTTGGAAGATTGTTGTTTCCCGGAAGAATAAATGTATACGGTCCCGGCAAAGCTCTTTTCAGAATCTTAAAAGTAGCCGTATCGATTTGTCGTACATAATCCGATAAATTACTCAAATCACAGCATACAAACGAAAAATTTGCTTTTTCGAGCTTTACGCCTTTGATTTTTGCGATTTTTTCCAATGCTCTCGAATTGGTGATATCGCAACCCAAACCATAAACGGTATCCGTCGGATAAATAACCAGTCCGCCCTCTTTTAGGCATTTAACCACTTTTGCAATGGCTGCCGGATTCGGGTTTTCAGGATAAATTTTAATGAATTCTGCCATGATTTTATATTTTAAGGGTTATATAACTTCTTATCCGATTACCTGTAGTTTCGCAAAACGCAACAGTAATTTTTTAATCCCGCCCACTTCAAACTTGATTTCGGCTTTTTTATCAGCTCCGGCTCCTTCCAGATTCAGGATTTGTCCTTTTCCAAAGCGTTCGTGCATCACAATATTCCCAACACTCAATCCATTGTCGTACGGACTTGGCCCAGCTGCAGCCGGTATACCACCCGAAACCGGTTTTAATTTACGGATATTGCGATCCATTTTAGGCTCTTCGTTGTCGGTTATATATTTTGGCGGTGTGCCGGCAACCGGTTTACTCAGTCGCAATTTCGATTTGTCCACATCACCAAAAATATCGGCATTAATAGTCGGCTTATAACGGTAATTCGTTTCCACCGGTGTTAAGTATTCCAGATATTGTCCGTCGATTTCCTCAATAAAACGAGACGGCTCACTGTCGACAAGCTTACCCCAACGGTACCGCGATTGCGCATACGTCAGATACGCCTGATGCTCGGCTCGTGTTAGGGCCACATAGAACAAACGACGCTCTTCTTCCAGTTCGCTTCGCGTATTCATACTCATCGCACTTGGAAACAGATCTTCTTCCATTCCGACAATAAATACGGTTGGAAACTCCAGTCCTTTTGCCAGGTGAATGGTCATTAAAGCCACACGATCGTCATCGCCGGTATCGTTATCCAGATCCGTCGCCAAAGCCACATCTTCCATAAACTCCGATAAAGCACCACGCGCTCCGTCTACTTCCTTCTGCCCTTCGATAAAGTCTTTGATACCGCCCATCAACACCTCGATATTCTCGATACGAGCGATACCTTCTGGTGTGGCGTCTTTTTTCAACTCCTGAATCAATCCGGTTTTTTTGGATACGTGATCCGTTAAATACAATGCATCCTGTGTTTCATTGATCACCTGAAAACTTTTAATCATCGTCACAAAATCCTGTAATTTGTTTTTTGTGGTGGAATTTAATTTCAGATCAATCTTATCGATATGTTCCATGATTTCAAAAATGGAACGTCTGTAATGATTGGCTGCAATCGTTAGCTTTTCTACGGTCGTACCACCAATTCCCCTTGCCGGATAGTTGATCACACGTATCAACGCCTCTTCATCTTTCGGATTAATTACCAATCGAAGGTAGGACAATACATCTTTGATTTCTTTCCGTTGGTAAAACGATAGTCCGCCATAAATACGATACGGAATGTCTTTTTTACGCAACGCATCCTCCATTGCACGCGATTGCGCATTGGTACGGTATAGAATTGCAAACTGATTGTTGCTCATCTGGTGTTGCATTTTCTGTTCGAAAATGGTACTGGCCACAAAACGACCTTCTTCACCATCGGTAAGGCTACGATGTACTTTGATTTTAGGTCCGAATTCGTTGGCCGTCCAAACGACTTTATCCAGTTTGGTTTTGTTTTTATCGATAATCGTATTCGCCGCTTCTACAATGTTTCGCGTTGAACGGTAATTTTGTTCCAGACGATAGGTATTTACGCCTTCGTAATCTTTCTGGAAATTCAGGATATTGTTGATATTCGCCCCACGGAAGGCATAAATACTCTGCGCATCATCTCCTACTACACAGATATTCTGAAAACGGTCGGATAGCGCACGAACAATCAGATATTGGGAATGGTTCGTATCCTGATACTCATCCACCAGAATATACCGAAAACGATCCTGATATTTCATTAAAACATCCGGGAAACGGGTTAGCAATTCATTGGTTTTCAGTAATAAATCATCAAAATCCATCGCGCCCGATTTAAAACAGCGCTCTACATAATTCTGATAAATTTCGCCCAGACGCGGCTTTTTACTCATCGCATCGGCTTCCTGTAATTCCGGGTTATTGAAATAGGCTTTTACCGTAATCAAACTATTTTTATACGACGAAATACGTCCCAAAACCTGTTTGGGCTTGTATACATCCTTATCCAATTGCATTTCTTTGATAATCTGCCCGATTAATCGTACGCTATCCTGAGAATCATAAATCGTAAAATTCGACGGATAGCCCAGTTTATCGGCTTCATTTCGCAATATTTTGGCAAAAACCGAGTGAAAGGTTCCCATCCACAGGTTTTTGGCTTCGCTATTCCCCACAATACTTGCAATACGGGTTTTCATCTCCCTGGCGGCCTTATTGGTAAAGGTTAACGACAAGATATTAAACGCATCCACACCCTGATGCATCAGATAAGCAATACGAATGGTCAGTACCCTTGTTTTTCCGGAACCGGCTCCGGCAATCACTATCATTGGCCCGTCTTTTTGTAATACAGGCGCCCGCTGGGCTTCATTTAACTGGTCAATATAATTTTGCATGGTCATGATATCAAACCTCAAAAATACTACTCATTATGCTTTATTACAATTAAAATCAGCAGAGTTTTTTATTTTGTTTGTTTATTTCTTTATTCGTTTATTTGTAACACTTTGAACCGATTTTCAATTCATTAATCAATTATCCCGATTCAATCATGGATACTACCAAAATAGTAGAATTATTAGCGTATACCGTTCCGGCAATTATTACCGGTGGTGTAGCCTATTACTTTTTTAATCTGCATACTAAAAACGAAGAAGGACGCCGTCGTTTCCTATTGCATAAAGAAGCACAAAAAAGCGCACTTCCGATACGTTTACAGGCTTTTGAACGCATGACATTGTTTCTGGAGCGTATTAGTCCGGCGAAATTACTGGTCCGTATCGCTCCGCATTCCCAGGATAAAAACGATTATGAAAATTTACTGATCCAACATATCGAACAGGAATTCGAACACAACCTGACCCAACAGATTTATATTTCGGAAGAAAGCTGGAACATTATCCTTACGGCTAAAAACACGACGATTCAGATGATTCGGAAAGCGTCGATGGGTGCTGAAAATGCCAATAAACTCCGTGAAATCATTTTGAGTGATATGATGGAAAAACAATCGCCTAGTTCGGTAGCGCTTTCCTATCTGAAAAACGAAGTAAGCGATTTATTCTAAGACTTCCTTTAATCACATACCTAAAAAAAGACTTTTCAAATCAATGAAAAGTCTTTTTAATTTAAATAACAAACAAAACAATTAATTATCGCGAATTACATGGATGACTCCTGTAATCGTATGTGTGACACTTGGATTATTATTATCCTGATAGGTTCCGCTAAAGGTCATGTCAATATACTGCCCTACTGCTCCAAAAGCATTCAGATTAAATACCATTGTATTGGGCAATTGTGACGAAATATAGCCTACAGCTCCACCTTCAATCGTAAAGCTGGAAGTCGTATAGGTTCCCGGAACATTGGTATTACCCCAGAAATAGATTCCGGCTCCGGTAGCGCCCTGCGCACTAATATTTAGCCCGTTTGGTGTATATCCGGCATTAATACCTGTAAGATGGTAGGTCACCGGGTTGTTATCAATCTGATAAGTTATAAATTCTGTTATGGAATTACAAGCGACCAGATTCCCAATATTGGTTGTTGGTGTGGTAAATGTATAGTTCACATCACCCGTTACCTGTAAATTATCATAATCGGCACCTTCTAAAGTAAACGCTGTATTCGGGCCGCCACAAACCAACGTATTAAAACTAAAGCTTCCGTTGGTAACAGTTGCCACCTGTGTCGTATATCCGGTATGTAAAATTACATAACCATTGGTTACCGGTGCATTACTACAGGTTACCAGATTTCCCTCTACGGTTGTTGGTGTGACCGAAGGATTGGTTACCGTGATCGTTGGTAAAGTTGTATTTGCTGTTAGCGGACCTATGGTATTGCTATAAATCGTATTACCGCAATTATCCAAAACAACCAACGTCAAATTTTCGTTGGCCGGTACCAATCCACAAACCTGACCGTTGGCATTGGTCGTTCCCATAACCGGATAGGTATTTCCGCTTCGGATGATACCTACCTGAATGTTGGCTAACGCATTGCCATTGGCGTCTTCCAGATTCACACACATCGACACAACCGGAAACTGCGCATCGCAATTCCACCATGAAAAATGAGATACGTTACCTACGTATGTATCTCCCTGACGGGTTGCACTACCTTCACGAATCCAATACCCTTTGTCGTTATCAAAATGCCATAACGGGATTTCACTTGGAGCGCTTCCCAACTGACTGTTATCAATTTTCATCACCACCTGAGCCGTATGCCCGGAAGCAATCTGTAGTTTTTGCCCGGCCGATCCGCGTAATTCTACATTAAGCATCCCTAAGGTTTCCAGTGCTTTAGGGTTCCCATTTTCATCCTGAGCAAATAAAGCACCCGGCATTAGACTACTTAACTTAGTATCGGATGGCAATAAATGATACATCGCCACTGCAACACTACCGCTATAGGCTGCACCGTTTTCGTCCTGAAAGGCACCGTCGAAAACAACTTTGGTACCGGATAATAACGTGACTTCGCTACTCACTCCCGAATTGATCACCTGTGTTGGTTGTAACGGCAACAACATAATCCGAACGTTGTTATCTCCGTTTGTCGGTACCATTGTACGGGAACCGTCGATATAACCTGCTTTTTTAGCTGTGATATAGGCAAATCGTTCGTAAACCGTCGCATTTTTAATGATAAAAACGCCATTGGAATCTGTTTGTCCTGTTGTAGTTCCTATTTTGATTGTGGCATTCGAAACGGGATTTCCGTTCGTATCCACCACCTGTCCGATGAAATCTCTTGAAACCTGATTTCCGAAACTGGACGACATAGTACCACCACCGGTATTATTTCCTCCTCCTTCTACGGTACTTTCGGATTCACATCCCGCCAGAAACAACAGAGACGTGAAGAGTACTACAAAAAGTTTGATTTTATTCATTTGTTTTGGTTTTGTGTTGTTCGTATTCTTTTAGATACAACACAAACCTTTTAGTTGCGTATCAAATGTTATTATTTTTACAATAATTTAATACAATAAAAACACATTCATCAACATAAAAACGAATAACATAAAACATAAACACTAAAAAACTACTCTTTCAGTAAATTCTCTAATTGTTTTTTTTCGTCTTCGGGTAAAGCCGGTAAAAGTTCCTGAAAATACTCCCGGTGTTTTTCATTTTTCAATAAGGCACGAATCGAATCCTTTGAGAACTTAACAAACAACCATTGATGGTGTAAAGTTCCATTTACCAGATAACGCAGGGTATTCATGTCATTTTTATTCAGATACAACAGATTCACCAAAGCATTTTGCCTTACATTACTTGCATACTGAGGGGAAGCGTAGTCCAACAGTTCTTCATAGTATTTTAATTTTTCGGAATTCTGATAGTCCGGTGTCGCCAAAGCCAATGTCAGCCAACTGATTCGCAGGTTTTTATCATTAAACCCCTGCCAGTCTTGTGTTTGATCGAGTAACGGAAAACGCTGGTTGGGAAATTGTGCCCAAAGTGCCTTTAACGCGATTTCCTGAGTGATATAGGAGCGATCTTCCAATAAGGTTTCGTATTGCGGTTTAAACGATTCCGGAATACTGCGCAACGATTTACTTATCGCCTGTCGAACTTTTAAATCGGTCGATTGCATCGCTAATTCCAGTAAAGGTTTATTCTGTTCGAATGGCGTATTTTCCAATTGGTAGATAATTTCTTCCTTAACCGGATAGAAAACATCCGATTTTAAAAGTATTTCGAATGGCTTTTGTTTGTCGACCAATAATTTGTCCTGCAATTCGACAACACCGAGATAGGTTTTTATAAACGGATTTTGCTTTATGATAGCCAAAGCTTCTTCGGTTGGAAATGCCGGATTTTCGAGCCATAAGGTTTTAAAAGCCGCCGTATCATAATCGGCAACATTTCGAACCTCAGCCAGAAACGCATCGGTGTCGACATTTTTAAACGCATATTTCCGCAGGTAGTTTTGTACCGCCAGACGAAATTTATCTTCTCCTATTTGTGTACGCAGATAATGTAAAGCCCAGGCCCCTTTCTGATAGAAAGTCAGCGAGCTTGCTTTTTCATGAAGGATCGGTTTGGGATCGGTTTTGGAAGCCCGAATGAGTTTTTCGGCCGATTCGTACAGTTCCCAATTAAAATGATCATCTCCAAAAAGCTGCTTTTCGGCCAGCAAAGCATAATACGTTGCAAATCCTTCCTGTAGCCAATGGTGTTTTCCGGATTGCGCCGTAACCATATCGCCAAACCATTGATGCGCCAGTTCGTGGGCATTTACGTTGGTATACGTCCGATCGTTAAATCCGATAGCATCGACCACAAAATCCTGCGAAAAGATGGTTGCTGTAGTATTTTCCATTCCGAGATATAAAAAGTCGAATACCGGAACTTGTCGGTAAACCTTCCAGGGATAGGCTACTCCTATTTCCCGTTCTAAAAAGTCAAAAATCTCTTTCGAATAGCGGTACGTCGATTCAAATTTTGACGCATCCGCTTTGCGAAGGTATAATTCCAAAGGTGTCCCCGATGCGGTCATTACGGTCTTTTTATCAAATTTTCCGATAGCCAGCATCGCCAGGTACGAACTCATCGGTTTTTCCATGACATACTGCCAGGTGGTCTGATTGCCTTTCGTGACTTTATGTTTTAAAACACCGTTGGAAAGGACTTCAAAAGTGCTATCATAGGTAATGGAAAACGAAAAAATCACCTTTTCATTCACATCATCAAAACTGGGTAGCCAATGGCTGGTATATTTCCCCTGTCCTTGTGTCCATATCTGGAAATCCTTGTCTTTTCCGATAAAATAAAGTGTTTGCCGCGGTTGTGCTTCGTAATGCAGTTTCAGGGTGTTACGCCCTTTTTTATACCCCTGAAACAACTGTAATTTTTTTCCGGTATTTTTAAATTTTACGGCTCTGTTATTGATCGTAACGCCGGAAATATCCATCCGTTGCGCATCGATGCTAATTGTATCCGTTGCACTATTCACCTGAAAAGTATAGGTCACATCGCCTGCAATTTTACGGCTTTCGGTGGTAAATGAAACCGCTGCATCGAGTGTGATAAAATCAACTTTTTCGCTTTGTTGTGCGTTTGAAAAGGTATATATAAAATAGCAGAGAAATGTGAGTCGCTTCATATTTAGAGTATAATGAAAAGCTCAAAGTTACAAAGTTTAGCACAACATTATAGCGGCTTTTTTGTAAGTTTACACCTTAAATTTTCTATTTTGAAGGCAAAAATGGTATTTAACTGGAGTAGCGGAAAAGACTCTGCTCTCGCGTTATATGAATTAATACAGAAGGATCAGTTTGAAATCGCGTGTTTATTAACAAGTGTAAGCCAACAATACGATCGCATTTCGATGCACGGCGTACGAAGCAGTTTGCTCGAAAAACAAGCCGAAAGCATCGGTTTGCCCTTGGTCAAAATGGAAATTCCCGAAATGCCTTCAATGGAAATTTATGAAAACGTAATGCGGAAAACCCTAACCGACTTACAGGCTAAAGGGATTACCCATGCTGCTTTTGGTGATATTTTTCTGGAAGACCTGCGGGAATACCGGGAAAAGAAACTGGCCGAAATGAACCTAAAAGCCGTTTTCCCGCTATGGAAGCGCGATACCAAAGCTTTAATTCACGAGTTTATTGGTCTGGGATTTAAAACCATCGTTACCTGTGTCGATGCCCGATTACTCGATAAAAGTTTTGCCGGCCGTATTATCGATGCCGATTTTATCCGGGAACTCCCTGAAAATGTAGATCCATGTGGTGAAAATGGCGAATTTCATACGTTTACATTTGACGGACCACTTTTTAAAAATCCGATTGCTTTTACAAAAGGGGATATTGTGCTCCGTAAATACGAAGCCCCGAAAAACGATGACGATTGTTATACCACACCACGGGAAACCGAGTATGGATTCTGGTATTGCGACCTTATCCCGACAGCTGTCAAATCAGGTAAAATCACCTAAAAGATTCGGACTGTATTTTGTATTTTTGGGATATGCAGAACTCACCTACGCTCCAACGAACAACAACACTCTCCAAAGTTCTCAACTTTCTCGGGGAAATCGGAATTCCGGTTGTTGAAAAAACACTAACGGATACTTTTCTGCCCGGTTTAGCATTGGGGCCGAACTGTATTTTCGTAGATTTTGATCAACTATTATATCCAGGCGATTTACTGCATGAAGCCGGTCATCTTGCCGTAACCACTCCAGACGAACGCAAGCTTGCCGGAACGAATGCTCAAAGTGCCGACTGGCCTTCGGGCGGTGAAGAAATCGGCGCGATTTTATGGTCGTATGCCGCTGCGGTTCACCTGAATTTACCGCTTGATTTTGTTTTTCACAATAACGGTTATAAAAACGGTTCGGAAATGTTGATTTCGAATTTCGAAAAAGGAAATTATATCGGATTGCCTTTTTTGGAATGGGCCGGCTTATGTCTGAGTGAGGCACGTGCCGAACAACAAGGCCAAAAGCCTTTCCCTTTTATGCTACACTGGTTAAGACCTTAAGTTATGGAATTGGTTCGCGCTATAAAATTCCCAATTGCATTTGATATCGACCGTTTACAGGCCGACGTGCAAAAAGTACTTTCCCAGGAATGGACGGATCATTATAACCGTAAGGATTACAACGGCAAATGGACTTCAATCGCCCTGATGTCGGAAGACGGTAAGTCCGATTCTATTTTCGCCTTAAACCGAAACAAGCTACAAGACACAGCCATCCTGGAACAATGTCCCTATTTTAAAAGTATACTCAACGATTTCCCGTTTGAAAAAACAGCCGTTCGTTTGCTTAATCTTACCGCCGGAACCGAAATCAAACCGCATCGCGATTACTGTCTGGGCTATGAAGACGGTTGTTTCCGCCTACATATTCCCATCATTACCAATCCGGATGTAGTATTTTTACTGGACAATAAACGTTTGATCATGAACGAAGGTGAATGTTGGTATATCAATGCTAATTTTACGCATTCGGTTGTCAATAACGGTACGCAGGATCGTATTCACCTGGTTATCGACGGATTACAGAACGAATGGACCGATGCACTTTTCTATAAAGAAGCCGATCCGGAACAATTCCGAAAACCATTACCCGAAATGAGCGAAGTTGAAAAACAACGCATCATCGAAGAACTGAATCGTATGAATCCGGTACTCACCGCTACTGTTCTTCAAAACATGGAAAACAACAAGCCTTGATCAAATCTGTAATTTACACATACAAAGAAGGTAGGCTTAACCAAACCTACCCTCTCCTGTCTATAAACACAATTTATTTATGGAACTCTAAATTATGCCTACACTATGACATCTATGAAAAGTTATGATACTCCTATTCTGCTAAATTTTTTGGATACAATTACCGGTTTTTCCAATACCGGCAGGTGATCCTGTTTTCCGTGAACAATAAAATCAAATCGGGCTTTTGCTAATGACTCTTCTGTAAAACCACGCAAACCATAATCGGCTTTGATTTCTTTTAAAACAACATCCGATGAAGCCGGATTATCATAACTCCTGTTGCTAACGGTTTCTGTTCCCAGATAATATTTTTTTCCGTTAATCGTCGCAAATGCCGACACTATATATATTCCATCCATACTTTTTGCTTTTGAGTTATTATTTTATTTAGGGTTCTTATTTTTTAGTTAAACAACCGGAACCGTTACGGTATCAGTTTTTTTGGAATCGACAAGACAGTTCGCCAACGATCCTAAAACCAATAATAGTATTCCTGCAATAACAGGCCATTGCGCTACAGGTAAAAACATCCTTCCTGTCAATATAAATAAGGTTCCAATCAGGCTGAGTAAAAAGGGAAAGTATATTTTTTTTTGTCGCACGTTTTTTAACAACGCCCATAAATGGAGCATTAAAAAAAGCAGGAGTGCCGGGAAAAACCACACCTTTGGCGATAATTTTGCCATTCCGAAGCTTCCCAGCATACTCATATATACGGTCCAGCACATTCCGGTTTTAGGATAAAATAATGCCAGAAAACCAAGTAGTTCCACTACGCTACCTGTATTTTTCTTTTTCCCCGGAACGCTGTCCCAATCCGTTACGAATTCATATATTCGCTTTACCATCTTGAGTCACATTTTGATTATTACTGTCTTAAACTAATTTTAAGATTTTGCAACCAATAGGTATCAACAGGCGGTAAATGCTGAAAATCATCATCTGTTTCCTGTACATCCGGAAAATGATCAAGAGAATTGTCTGGTGTTGATCCGTTATTTCCGGAACGTTTGCTATGCAATACATTCAGCGCCAGTAAAGAGGCTTCGGTAGAAGTATCTTTAATCAGGTTCCGGATCGCTGTCGGATTCGAATCTTTAACCAATTGTCGGCTTTGTTTTTCCTTTACTACAACTGTCGCTGTCGCGGGTGTTTCCCGACAGAAGCTAATTAAAAGGAACGCAATTAGTACTACGGCAATTTGGGGAATCTTCATTTCTACTATCTTTTTTGGTTACAGTTTAGTCGTCAAAAAATACTTAACCTATTAGCTAACAGTATGATCTTGCTACAGCATTTTATGGGATAAAACTATAAATCCATACTATATTTTTTATACGTGTTTTTACCTGTTTTTCCGTAATTACCTTTTTTCAGACGACTTCCTGACTACTATACGCGATAAAAAATCGATTCCGATCCTGTATTTTCATCCGGGGTATTTTTAATTTTCCCAATTAAAATCTATCTTCGTAATGTGATTTTTTACTAATCGTGATTCCTGAATGAACAACCTTCTCGAAACTCCTATAGAATACCTCAAAGGCGTTGGTCCACAACGTGGGGAGTTATTACGTAAAGAGTTAAACATTCACCGTTATGCCGATCTGCTTAACCTCTACCCCAACCGTTATATCGACCGTACGCGCTACTATAAAATCAACGAATTACAAAACAGTAATTCGGAAGTACAAATTATAGGTCGTGTGATCCATATCAAAACCGTAGAACAAAAGCGTGGCAAACGGCTTGTAGCCACTTTTGTAGACGATACCGGCGAAATGGAGCTGGTTTGGTTTCAGGGTCAGAAATGGATTCGTGAAAATCTGAAGTTAAATAGCGTCTATGTTATTTTTGGAAAAGTAACCGCTTTTAACGGTCTGTTTAATATGGCGCACCCGGAAATGGAATTACTCGCCGATCACGAAAAAAGTTTGCGCTCGGCTATGCAATCCGTTTATCCGTCTACCGAAAAACTAACGCAAAAAGGAATTACCAATAAAACGGT from Flavobacterium sp. WV_118_3 harbors:
- a CDS encoding diphthine--ammonia ligase, which translates into the protein MKAKMVFNWSSGKDSALALYELIQKDQFEIACLLTSVSQQYDRISMHGVRSSLLEKQAESIGLPLVKMEIPEMPSMEIYENVMRKTLTDLQAKGITHAAFGDIFLEDLREYREKKLAEMNLKAVFPLWKRDTKALIHEFIGLGFKTIVTCVDARLLDKSFAGRIIDADFIRELPENVDPCGENGEFHTFTFDGPLFKNPIAFTKGDIVLRKYEAPKNDDDCYTTPRETEYGFWYCDLIPTAVKSGKIT
- a CDS encoding aspartyl/asparaginyl beta-hydroxylase domain-containing protein, giving the protein MELVRAIKFPIAFDIDRLQADVQKVLSQEWTDHYNRKDYNGKWTSIALMSEDGKSDSIFALNRNKLQDTAILEQCPYFKSILNDFPFEKTAVRLLNLTAGTEIKPHRDYCLGYEDGCFRLHIPIITNPDVVFLLDNKRLIMNEGECWYINANFTHSVVNNGTQDRIHLVIDGLQNEWTDALFYKEADPEQFRKPLPEMSEVEKQRIIEELNRMNPVLTATVLQNMENNKP